In the genome of Microcoleus vaginatus PCC 9802, the window GAGAGCTTCAGCGTCTCTACCGCGAACCGCACGTCTTCCTCCTCAAGCCCAGCTCCCTCGGAGCTGAAACAGGTTCCCAGAGGTTTGCCGTAGGCGACGGCCAGTCCTTTTCCCCGGAGTCCGAGTGCCATCCCCAGGGCGATGGCCGACTTGCCGCTGTAAGCTTTTGTGGAACCGATCAGCAAATATTTAGTCAATTTGGGTACGCCTTCAATCCTCAATTTGCACCTGTCTATTTCAATAAATTTAGTTTTTTCTACAGTATTTCTAAACTGCGACTCAATTTGGCAATACTATTATACTCTATTTTGTCGCTTTTGGGCAGATTGTTTTTTTACTAAAAAATTTTATTCACCCGTTCGCAACCCTTTTCTTACCATTCTTTTTACTTGATTTTGGGAAATCCGCTTTTAAATTGTTTGTTTTAGCCGCCGTTTTTGATAATAATTTATCGTCCCTGTTTCCTTTAAAACCGATTTTAATTATAAAATTTTTAGCCAATCTTATGACTGACATTAGATATTAATACCGACTTTTATAAAATAAAAATAACAGGGTAGAAGTGGTGATTTCACTAGAAAAACCTATGGAGACGGCTTGGTGCAATTTTTGTTTGGTATATAGCACTCCTCGTCGCATCATGTGTGAATTTCTTACCCCCTCCCCTTCGTAAGGGGAGGGTTGGGGTGAGGTAAAAAAAATACGACTCATTTATGATTGCTATCATACAGGTATTTTGTAGGAATAAAGCCGGGTGCTAGCCTGATCATTTTTGCATATAATTGAAAATCGATAGGTGGTATTATTAGTTATTAATTATTAGTGCGATCGCCCGCGTTCAAACTGATCGGTGGCACTGCGAGCAATAAGCTGCTTAGGATCGGGCTTCTAGCTTCTAAACACATAAATTGTCGGGCACAGCACCCATGTCCGAAATTGGCTTTTGGGCTTCTCCCACAACAAATACAGCAGTTTTCAATTAGATGAAATACAGGTAGGGACTCAGGCTGGACCTGAGTCCCTACGCGAAATCTGTATCACCCTCAACAGAAAACTGCTGTAGATTTACTTTAGCAATGGGGATAAGTGCTGACCCCCAAAAGGATTATTGAGAATGATGCCACAACTCACTTACTATTTCCGCTTCTCAAATAGGGCTGGCGCACCAATCATGTAATGTTGCCGTCGAGGCGTTACACTATTGGTGCGCCAGTTATAGCGCCCGTCAATCGATTTTAGATTTTAGATTTTAGATTTTAGATTGAAGAAAGCGACCCCACTGGTAAATCCGGGGGCTGGCGATCGCGAGCGAGGAGCTTTTTTCTCGATCCACGAATCAATCCCGGGGCCCCGGATTAAATTGCTTGATTGTCAATTGCGGACTTTCGGGAGTGTGGCTGCGGTGAAAGTTATTCATCCATTCGCATCAGCTTGCGATAAAACGTTTTAGAAAAATCGACAGTACGAGTCCGCTGAAAAGTCAGGAGAACCTCAATTAAGCAACTAACAAACTCAGAGCTTTGCATAGTCACTTCGTAGCTGAGTTCAGCATTGCCGTCAAACAACACCCGACAGCGGGTTAAGTCGATCGGCAGCGACGAGATATTCCAACTAGCGACAAACGGCACGCTCTCCCCGCCGTCAATTTTTCTTGCCCCCTCCAAGCTTTTGAGCTTGTAGAGGCCAATAGCGTGCGGTAAAAACTTGCGCCTGGGCTCTTGACAGAAAGGTGCGTAGACTTTCACTTCTTTGTCATCGGCTGGCTTGAGTTGAGGAATAGACATATTTCCACCTCAGACAATTATTACTAACAGATAGTTTAGATCCCCAGAAAAAACTAACAGATATTCCTGGTCGATCGCAAGCAAAAGTCAACCAAAATACTCGATGCAGTACCCGTTTACCAGGGTAGTACAAGCACCGAACCCGCTGGTTGTCCTCCCGTCCGCTTTCGACAAAAGTCCAGAAACTGATACAGTAGATGCTTATATCTAAAATCAAAAACTATTGGTGGTTGAATCAAGTAACCTATGCAGGAGAGTTCTTGGCCAGAAAACGACGCTCGCAGCGAGCTTAACTTGGACATCTCTGATTTAGCTCAAGAAGAGCTCAAGAGTTTGACCTCGAACTCGAAGCTCAGCAAAGTATTTGCTATACCAGACATTGGCGACAGGGTGTTTGACGCGGAAACAAAAGCAGAGATCCCGGTTGCGGTGTCTGTGCCGGGAACTCCCTCTTTTCCTCAAAATCTGTATCGGGGACGCCGCGGAAAAGCTGCCGCAGTGCTGACTGCGATTTGGGCCGGCACGATCGCCCTGCACTTGATTTCTTGGGGTGCGTGGGTAGTGTGGGGGTTGACGGGACTGCTGTGGATGCAAGCATTTCGAGTTTTGTTTGCTTCGCCCAAGCCCGCACTGCCGCCTCTTGCCGATGAAAGTCGAGAGGATTGGCCTTATGTGTCGCTGCTGGTGGCCGCAAAAAATGAGGAAGCGGTGATTGCCCGATTCGTAGAATCCATCTGCAATGTAGATTATCCGATCGACCGCTACGAAGTTTGGGCCATCGACGATCACAGCAGCGACGCCACGCCGCTAGTATTGGAACAGCTAACCAAAAAATACCCCCAGCTCAAAATATTTCGCAGAGGAGCAAATGCCAGCGGTGGCAAGTCGGGAGCCCTGAATCAAGTGTTACCGCTGACTCGCGGGGAATTTGTGGGAATATTTGACGCCGACGCGACGGTAACGCCGGATTTGCTGCGCCGGGTGCTGCCAGTGTTCCATGGAGAAAAGGTAGGAGCTGTCCAAGTCAGAAAAGCCATCGCCAATGC includes:
- a CDS encoding glycosyltransferase family 2 protein; this encodes MQESSWPENDARSELNLDISDLAQEELKSLTSNSKLSKVFAIPDIGDRVFDAETKAEIPVAVSVPGTPSFPQNLYRGRRGKAAAVLTAIWAGTIALHLISWGAWVVWGLTGLLWMQAFRVLFASPKPALPPLADESREDWPYVSLLVAAKNEEAVIARFVESICNVDYPIDRYEVWAIDDHSSDATPLVLEQLTKKYPQLKIFRRGANASGGKSGALNQVLPLTRGEFVGIFDADATVTPDLLRRVLPVFHGEKVGAVQVRKAIANASVNFWTRGQEAEMALDSFFQQQRIAIGGIGELRGNGQFMRRTALESCGGWNEETITDDLDLTVRLHLDRWDIEFLAFPAVSEEGVTNPCALWHQRNRWAEGGYQRYLDYWRLILRNRMGTGKTWDLFGFWVSQYFLPTVALPDFVMSIALRRMPIASPITFMTLTLSVVGMFVGLRRTRKETKFDVKRVFVTLLQTLRGTVYMFHWLLVGTVTARIALRPKRLKWVKTVHQGAVNSIK